ggcCCCCTTAGAAGCAGGTTTGGAAACACTGATGTAAACTATCTGAAGCTTTCCACTCTGCTTTCAAGTTAAGGTCTCATTTGGGGTCTTTGGTGGAgtactgggaaaaaaatgcatgcagGTTTCTATTTGTGGGTGTCTCTTTATGCTTATACCTCAAAGTTCCCCAGGAGGCTGAGGCTGGCCGGGGGGGCGCTGGTGCTGAACACCCGTGGTTCTGAGTCCCCTCCAATGTGCTGTTTCCTCAGGCACTCTCTGCACACACGGAACAAACTGCATCGACACCTGTACCTCACTGGAAAACATGGCCATGGTGTATCTGTGCGACTGCATGCAGGACAAATGCTGTGCTTCTGCTAtatccccgcccccccccccctgctctcaGATAGACCCCACTGTCAGGATAGCTAGGACATGCCAAGTTTGGTTTCCCCAAATCCTAAGAGCCACGTTTGAGAAGATATGCTTTTTTGCACAAAATCCCAGCCAAACAGACAGGCATCCTGGTATTTTGGTTACAGATCCCCTCACAGGGTGACGTTACTCACACAAAAATGAGCGAGGGGAATGAGAATAAGCTTTATACCCGTGTCAGTGCGTCTGACCAGTCATGGTAACCAATAACTGTGCACATTCCCAAAATGCACTTGGAAATACCTTCTGCTGGACGACCAACGCAGACCCTTGCAGTGAGCCATGGAGGTGTCCAGATCAAAGCCCCCAGCCTGGGCTCTCCTCTGAGGAACCTTCAGAGGAAGAATAAAGGGAGGTGTAATTCTAAGGGAAAACTGTATTTGACATGTAGTTACAGGATATATTACATCAAATGCatgtacaaaataaaatgaagaaaTTATACTTAGTTTATGTAATAGGTCTGTCACTGCTGAATATTAATAAGATATTAAGAAATACCTGATACGCTTTAATTTCATAAACCCCAGATAAGAGACGGCACCAAAGTTGATGGCCACATGTGTGCGTTTCTGGACTAAGTTTAACAGGAAGTTCTACAGGAAGTGAGCACAGTAGCTGACAAAACTTTGTCACAGCCCTTGTGAGCAGATGGTATTGAGGAAGAGTAGATAGCAGTTAAATTGAGGATCCAGGCTTGTAAGGTCCAGTCCCAGGAAGTTTGCTCTAGGTCTGTTctaaatgttttattcatttatttcacaGAATCACTTTAGCACTAAAGCCTGCTGTATAAAAAGCTAATCTGAATGATGAAGCCTGTCAAGTTCTACATAACACCTGTGGAAACGGCGTGAAATTAGAAAGGAACCAGAAGGGAGATAATGGGCTACACAGGCATGCTGGCTAAGGGGCTGGAGGACTGGCAGCTCCCAGGGCTATCCAGGCCTTACATACcggactggagaccagtggaAGCCCAGTGCTCGGGTGGAAGGCTCTGCTTGCTGTCCCGTCTATGTAGGGACGGTTCTCCTTGTTCCAAATGTCGCACAACTTCAAAGGAGATTGAATGTTTGAGCCCAAAACAGAGGGATTAGTAAGCATCACAACAGAAAGGCTCACGCAGTGTCACATTAACGTCTCCTGTACACAATACTCCACAGCCATCTGGAAGTTTAAAACCTCATAAGGTAAATTGCACATTTTCACATCAagtaaaatgtgtatttttgcGGATTTAAAGATATATATTTCAGATTCTCACTAAAAGTATTGAAATAGGGTCTGGTTGAAATTAActtcattaaaataaaccatTATTAAATTACTTCACAATGACCCGCCTACTGTGAGGAGCGGTCTTGACTGTTCCTCAGGATGTGTCTGCACTCACCAGAACAGGTCCATTCTGGGTTCTGTCAGGCCCGATCTGCTGGTCCTGGCCACAGGCTCTTTGGTTAGGGATAGTCTGGTCCTGGTTCTCATTCTGCTCATGGCTGTTAAGCTGCAGGATTCCCTGGGTTTGAGGTTTGGAATCGACAGTGTCTTGATGCAGGACTGTGGCGTCTGTCATTGTCATGTGACCTTGGAGACCCACTGAGCCATCAGGACTTCCTGCTCTCTGCCCACGATCAGGAGAGTCCGGAGGACCCGTTTTGGCATTCTGTAAACCATTAGAGACTAAAGGGACTGAGTCTGCTGGTGTTGTTGGCTTTTCAAGTCTGACACAGGCTACATCCTGAGGTCTGGAGGAAGGGTCTTGCCCGAAGCCATGGGGAGCTTTCGCCTTCTTGGCTTCTAGTTCTGTGCAAATAGAAGATTCTGGGCTGTTAGCGATGGGGGAGTCTGTAATGGCTGAGAATGGTACCTTACCGGTGCAATCTTGAAGACGGCGATCACCCCAGGATTTGTGTGCAGGTGGAGACGTGTCTTCCTTGAAGCTTTGACTACACCTGTTGTATGCATACCACAGGAGGTCTGGGACCAGCCAGAAAGAGTCCTCTGTGGCCCCTGCAGTCCCAGAGCTGTCTTCAGGGGGGTGCAGGAGCAGCTTCCTGCAGGCTGCTGGTTTGGTTGAAGGTCTTGACTTGACATCCATTTTGGCTCTGCTATGCTGTTTGCTGGGGGTGTCGGAGGGAGAGGACCAGCTCCTTCTGCCATCTGCCACGGTACCATGCTGTGGGCCAGAGAGGAACGAGGAGCCCCAGGGGAATTTGAGATGATGTGCTTCACAGCTTTCGGACATGGTATCTGGGATGTGGGTGGTTAAGGGATCACAGTAATGTAAACGCTGGGCAATACGAGTGATGACTTGCTGTCGTTCATGAAGCAGTGAGCCAATCAATGAGCTGGGATGCCCAGGTGGGTGTGACCTGCAGCCTAAACTTGGTGTACCCAGTAGATCTGCCAAGTAGAGGGATTTGAATGCTCTAGTGAGATCTTCTGGAGCTGGTGCCTTTAAGCCTTCTGTACTATCTGATGAGATCTGACAGCCCTCTGCAGGGTCAGTATCCGGGGTGCTGCTCAGCTTGGAATGGACCTGGTTTAGTATCTTGCCTGGAGGCGGGGCCTCGGAGGGCAGGTATTTCCTGGAGCTTATGGTGCACTTGAAGAGCGGTGGAGATCCCTGGGTCTGAAGTTGCTCCGTACCAGGAGCAGACCTGTGCCTCCAGTCCCGGCTTCTCGTGCTCTGCAGGGCCAGGCTACTATGGACGCTGCAGGTCAGGACTGGGTAGTTGGGCTGCCGAGGCAGGGACTGTACACACACTCTCAAGGCCACGCTGTGCGACACGTTGGGCACCGGGAAGGCGTGCTCGGCTGGTGGCTGGGAAAATCTCCAAAGCAGTCGCTCCTCGGCCGAACTAACCCTGCGAGAAAGATGAGGCAGGGCGTGGGTCAGGCAGCTCCCCACGGGCCACACTGGGCCGCGGATCTCAGCCGGCGGCTCACCTGTACAGGATGTTCCTGGGAACGAGTCCGTGGGATGCGCTGAGCCAGGCGCTCAGCTGGGAGAAGAACACGTAGGAGCGGACGGCCAGGAGCAAGGTCTTCTCCTCGATGAAACGGTCGCCGCTCCTGCAGAGGGAAGCCAGTCGTTATTAAACTTCTCAACACAATCAAATTTATTACGAATGGAGGTTCTTCAGCAATTTCATCATAGCTTGCACATTTGACTATAACCCACGTATATGGAAATTGGAAGCTGGGCTTCTGCAAGGTTTATCACCTGCTCAAGACTTCATTAACTCTTGTGCAGTCCTTGTTGGAGACTCTGCTTTCAGCCTCCCTGCTACACATATTCTTCAGACAGAAAATGCAGCACGTGACTAGCTGATACAGTCCAAGTTCCCAGTTCTGGCTGAGCCTTGCAGCAAAGAGGTTTAAATAGATGTTTGTTTCATGGCTTGTGGTGGTATCAGTGCTTTGTGGAGACCTGTCACTTTGCTCAAAGGGTTGCAATGAGAGATGTTATCCTTGTCATCAGCATTGTGAAATACTAGCTGATAAGAGGGAAAACTGAAGCTGTGGGTGATACTACCAGAAAAGATGGGCGGGGCTTGACTGAGACACAGTATAGGGATTAaacaccaaacaaaacacactgCCTGGGCACTGGCTGCAGGGTCCATCGCTCCAGCAGCAGCGCGTCCTGTTGAACAACTGGGTCGTCCAAGTCGTTGCCAGGAGCCTCACTGCTGTAGCAGCAGTCAGGAAGCAGCATGACCTCGATCATGATGGGCAGCTTGTCCCTCCAGAGGACCACCACCTCCGACTGCGTCTTCTTAGCTTGACAACACTGTCAGGAGGGCACAGGAGACACCATAAGCCTTCTGAGAAGATCATTCTCAGGGTAATACAACACGAAAACAATacaaatcaatcaatcaatccatctgTCCATACGTCCGTCCATTCGCACTGTTCTAAATGCTTATCATAGCAATACAAATCTCCATGTACAGAAACATCTGGCCATAGTTTTGCATTTTGGTATATTATTCTTGTTAAGCTGTACTGCAGTGTGCCTGCTGGTGGGTGGTCTTTGGGATCCTCATTCCCTGCCTCTTTTGTCCTCCGCTCACCCCACCTCACTCCTCTTTCCTAAGCCAGTGCTGCGCTGAGAGCCAGTAGTACTGAGGATGAATGCTAACAGCCTGCAAATGAACTCCCTGCTTGCCGTATTCACAGACGGAAGCCCCTGAGGAGGTTCTGTTCACCATCAGTCTCacttgattaatatttaaactttattggGGAGCCAGAAATAAATCTTCTGCTCCAACAATCTATTGGGTCTTGTAGTTATTTACCTCACCTACAACACAGAGGTCAATCACCCCGGTTACACCCAGAAGAAAACTGTTAGGGCTTGATTCCCAATACCGGATGTTAATTtcaccaatttttttttattattatttagcagCCCACGTTCCGGTGACCCCAGTCTCCCCCGTACCTGCGGCAG
The Paramormyrops kingsleyae isolate MSU_618 chromosome 13, PKINGS_0.4, whole genome shotgun sequence DNA segment above includes these coding regions:
- the LOC111846705 gene encoding atos homolog protein A-like, with amino-acid sequence MKPDRGTPEEYFEYDAEEFLVFLALLIIEGRTPECSLKGRTEGPHCPPAQTAQPLPTKHQCSDKLPQCCQAKKTQSEVVVLWRDKLPIMIEVMLLPDCCYSSEAPGNDLDDPVVQQDALLLERWTLQPVPRQSGDRFIEEKTLLLAVRSYVFFSQLSAWLSASHGLVPRNILYRVSSAEERLLWRFSQPPAEHAFPVPNVSHSVALRVCVQSLPRQPNYPVLTCSVHSSLALQSTRSRDWRHRSAPGTEQLQTQGSPPLFKCTISSRKYLPSEAPPPGKILNQVHSKLSSTPDTDPAEGCQISSDSTEGLKAPAPEDLTRAFKSLYLADLLGTPSLGCRSHPPGHPSSLIGSLLHERQQVITRIAQRLHYCDPLTTHIPDTMSESCEAHHLKFPWGSSFLSGPQHGTVADGRRSWSSPSDTPSKQHSRAKMDVKSRPSTKPAACRKLLLHPPEDSSGTAGATEDSFWLVPDLLWYAYNRCSQSFKEDTSPPAHKSWGDRRLQDCTGKVPFSAITDSPIANSPESSICTELEAKKAKAPHGFGQDPSSRPQDVACVRLEKPTTPADSVPLVSNGLQNAKTGPPDSPDRGQRAGSPDGSVGLQGHMTMTDATVLHQDTVDSKPQTQGILQLNSHEQNENQDQTIPNQRACGQDQQIGPDRTQNGPVLLCDIWNKENRPYIDGTASRAFHPSTGLPLVSSPVPQRRAQAGGFDLDTSMAHCKGLRWSSSRRECLRKQHIGGDSEPRVFSTSAPPASLSLLGNFEECVLNHRLEPLGTVKGFTAEVGASGTFCPSHMTLPVEVSFYSVSDDNAPSPYMGVIKLEPLGKRGYRVPPSGTVQVTLFNPNKTVVKMFVVVYDLRKMPACHQTFLRQRTFSVPIKREPCGHVSRKPLPFLPRPQRTLRYLVHLRFQSSRSGKIYLYRDIRLLFSRKSMEVDSGAAYELKSFTESPAPTSSPRR